A single Pseudodesulfovibrio aespoeensis Aspo-2 DNA region contains:
- a CDS encoding tetratricopeptide repeat protein: MTRKAAQPSSQDILASIREVEREASGGLEALFMAAMLAPAPLPYAFALSVEGAPHNPSLINPAASFFAATAMLDPLVVRGLIDIDPDQQTYGVPPLVRETLLASLDDETRLEWAGRAVYGLNLTLPDAEAEHWPTVEWLMPHVLACRDLVVTLGLHTPAANRVLHQAGFSLHLQGRHRQGADLLDIALAVDVALKGKHHPDIAADLEGLGVVLWAAGDLGRAETAFAGCLELQQAIFTKDNLVTAPILNGLGVVRQAQGKFDQAEAAFLECLRVLTRAHGEGHPSIASCLGNLALLHEAMGCPADALRLAERSLTINRAAFGDAHPEVASDLNTVALLCDALGDLAAAEANFRESLAVRQRAFGPDHPETAQSLCNLALFLDKAGRPDEAVGFYEQGLAAYEAALGPGHPLMESALDHYLVLLEKTGGRPGTDRLRALAEATLRRIVDRAR; this comes from the coding sequence GTGACCCGGAAAGCCGCGCAGCCGTCATCCCAGGATATTCTGGCCTCGATCAGGGAGGTCGAACGCGAGGCGTCCGGCGGACTTGAGGCGCTGTTCATGGCGGCCATGCTCGCCCCGGCCCCGCTGCCCTACGCTTTTGCCCTGTCTGTGGAGGGCGCGCCGCACAATCCGTCGCTGATCAACCCTGCGGCCTCGTTCTTCGCGGCCACGGCCATGCTCGATCCGCTCGTGGTCCGGGGATTGATCGACATCGATCCCGACCAGCAGACCTACGGCGTGCCGCCCCTGGTGCGCGAGACCCTGCTCGCCTCGCTGGACGACGAGACCCGGCTCGAGTGGGCCGGGCGCGCGGTCTACGGTCTCAACCTCACACTGCCCGATGCCGAGGCAGAGCACTGGCCCACAGTGGAGTGGCTCATGCCCCATGTCCTGGCCTGCCGCGATTTGGTGGTCACTCTGGGGCTGCATACCCCGGCGGCCAACCGTGTCCTGCATCAGGCCGGGTTCTCCCTGCACCTGCAGGGGCGGCACCGCCAGGGGGCCGACCTGCTCGATATCGCCCTGGCCGTGGACGTGGCGCTCAAGGGCAAACACCATCCCGACATCGCCGCCGACCTCGAGGGGCTGGGCGTGGTGCTCTGGGCCGCAGGCGATCTGGGCCGGGCCGAGACCGCCTTTGCCGGGTGCCTGGAGTTGCAGCAGGCGATTTTCACCAAAGACAATCTCGTCACCGCGCCCATCCTCAACGGGCTGGGCGTGGTCCGTCAGGCCCAGGGCAAGTTCGATCAGGCCGAGGCCGCGTTCCTGGAGTGCCTGCGGGTGCTGACCAGGGCCCACGGCGAGGGGCACCCCTCCATCGCCTCCTGCCTGGGCAACCTGGCCCTGCTCCACGAGGCCATGGGGTGCCCGGCGGACGCCCTGCGACTGGCCGAGCGCTCCCTGACCATCAACCGGGCCGCGTTCGGCGACGCCCACCCCGAGGTGGCCTCGGACCTGAACACCGTGGCCCTGCTCTGCGACGCCCTGGGCGACCTTGCGGCGGCGGAAGCCAACTTTCGCGAGAGTCTGGCCGTGCGCCAGCGCGCCTTTGGCCCGGACCATCCGGAGACCGCCCAATCCCTGTGCAATCTGGCCCTGTTTCTGGACAAGGCGGGCCGCCCGGACGAGGCGGTCGGCTTCTACGAGCAGGGACTTGCCGCCTACGAGGCGGCCCTGGGTCCGGGCCATCCGCTCATGGAGTCGGCCCTGGACCACTACCTGGTCCTGCTCGAAAAAACCGGTGGCCGCCCCGGCACCGACCGGCTGCGCGCCCTGGCCGAGGCCACCCTGCGCCGGATCGTGGATCGCGCCCGGTAG
- a CDS encoding sensor histidine kinase, with product MSHDTPTPKRPLLSSRSISRDLTASLVGIVLLVATAMAGYVYWQQSEEMWRKAEEKGEDTIASVAEILAVPIWNLDYDNARLIGSVYTHDDMVQGIRIYGSRNEVVFAHEKFSGVLADFSKVRSIVFEGRTIGRAEIDFTLTREKQQLDEQMLVSTLIIVVAISVILAITGLLLRIFLNKPLHVLQQGIARVAKGDFSYEFGEVRHTELIEIATRFRRMSAEIEAREKKLQAMNKTLQEAEEKYRGIFENAIEGILQATPDGVLRRANPAMARIFGYDSLDEFLSNVRSLGSRIMVNPDRMQDFYKQVRERGEIKRFEAEYYRRDGKTIWGSLNARAIYSDSGEIIFIEGILEDITDRKKAEQDLADLNRHLEQLVRERTEDLVNKARELEEANQRLRELDEMKSAFLSSVSHELRTPLTSILGFAKLLHKEFTRNYLPLAQNEPLLVKKGQRIQNNLLIISHEGERLTRLINDVLDLNKIESGSMGWRDERLNMSDIVETAVQSVTGLFSQNPQVGLVSEIDPALPVVIADPDRMQQVLINLLNNAAKFTDDGSVTVRAFPRFGQVRVEIADTGVGIHPEDQNRIFEKFHQTKTATMGDKPKGTGLGLTICREIVEHYSGRIWVESEPGKGSTFIFTLPSAS from the coding sequence ATGAGCCACGACACACCCACCCCCAAGCGGCCACTCCTGTCCAGCAGGTCCATTTCCCGTGACCTGACGGCAAGCCTTGTGGGCATCGTCCTGCTGGTGGCCACGGCCATGGCGGGCTATGTCTACTGGCAGCAGTCCGAAGAGATGTGGCGCAAGGCCGAGGAAAAGGGCGAGGACACCATTGCCAGCGTGGCCGAGATCCTGGCCGTACCCATCTGGAACCTCGACTATGACAACGCCCGGCTCATCGGATCGGTCTACACCCACGACGACATGGTCCAGGGAATCCGCATCTACGGCTCGCGCAACGAGGTGGTCTTTGCCCACGAAAAATTCTCCGGCGTACTGGCGGACTTCAGCAAGGTCCGCTCCATCGTCTTCGAGGGCCGCACCATTGGCCGGGCCGAGATCGACTTCACCCTGACCCGCGAAAAACAGCAGCTCGACGAGCAGATGCTCGTCTCCACCCTGATCATCGTGGTGGCCATCTCGGTCATCCTGGCCATCACCGGCCTCTTGCTGCGCATCTTCCTGAACAAGCCGCTCCATGTGCTCCAGCAGGGCATCGCCCGCGTGGCCAAGGGCGATTTCTCCTACGAGTTCGGCGAGGTGCGCCACACGGAGCTGATCGAGATCGCCACCCGGTTCCGGCGCATGTCCGCCGAGATCGAGGCCAGGGAGAAGAAGCTCCAGGCCATGAACAAGACCCTCCAGGAAGCCGAGGAAAAATACCGGGGCATCTTCGAGAACGCCATCGAGGGCATCCTCCAGGCCACGCCCGACGGTGTCCTGCGCCGGGCCAACCCGGCCATGGCCCGCATCTTCGGCTACGATTCCCTGGACGAGTTCCTCTCCAACGTCCGCTCCCTAGGCTCGCGAATCATGGTCAACCCGGACCGGATGCAGGATTTCTACAAGCAGGTTCGTGAGCGCGGCGAGATCAAGCGGTTCGAGGCCGAGTACTACCGCCGCGACGGCAAGACCATCTGGGGCTCGCTCAACGCCCGCGCCATCTACAGCGACAGCGGAGAAATCATCTTCATCGAGGGCATCCTCGAAGACATCACCGACCGCAAGAAGGCCGAGCAGGATCTGGCCGATCTCAACCGCCACCTGGAGCAATTGGTGCGCGAACGCACCGAGGACCTGGTCAACAAGGCCCGCGAGCTTGAGGAGGCCAACCAGCGACTGCGCGAACTCGACGAGATGAAATCCGCCTTCCTCTCCTCGGTCTCCCACGAGCTGCGCACGCCGCTCACGTCCATCCTTGGCTTTGCCAAGCTGCTGCACAAGGAGTTCACCCGCAACTACCTGCCCCTGGCCCAGAACGAGCCGCTGCTGGTCAAGAAGGGCCAGCGCATCCAGAACAACCTTCTGATCATCAGTCACGAGGGCGAGCGGCTGACCCGGCTCATCAACGACGTGCTCGACCTCAACAAGATCGAGTCCGGCAGCATGGGCTGGCGCGACGAGCGGCTGAACATGAGCGACATCGTGGAGACCGCCGTGCAGTCGGTCACCGGGCTTTTCTCCCAGAACCCCCAGGTGGGGCTGGTCTCGGAGATCGATCCGGCCCTGCCCGTGGTCATCGCCGATCCGGACCGCATGCAGCAGGTGCTCATCAACCTGCTCAACAACGCGGCCAAGTTCACTGACGACGGCAGCGTCACGGTCCGCGCCTTTCCCCGCTTCGGGCAGGTGCGCGTGGAGATCGCGGACACGGGCGTGGGCATCCACCCCGAAGACCAGAACAGGATTTTCGAGAAATTTCACCAGACCAAGACGGCCACCATGGGCGACAAACCCAAGGGCACCGGCCTGGGCCTGACCATCTGCCGCGAGATCGTCGAGCACTACAGCGGCAGGATCTGGGTCGAATCCGAGCCGGGCAAGGGGTCCACCTTCATCTTCACCCTGCCCTCCGCCTCCTGA
- a CDS encoding OmpH family outer membrane protein → MKRVILLLCVALLGFTILTGCNQQQAGVAIGVVDEAAAFKDNKAAAAAMAYLQELGVPLQKKAEEAYKAMQEEQNETTVNAYKAAMGDLQSIMNEEQQRVVALIDAKFNEVLDTYRKEKGLTLILSKQSVIASDDTVDITADITAAMDKVELDLTPPAKPEAPAEAAPAAQAETPAEETKPEEAPATEAPATETPAEAAPAQGEAAPAPAEGQAQ, encoded by the coding sequence ATGAAACGCGTTATCCTCCTGCTGTGTGTCGCCCTGCTCGGCTTCACCATTCTGACCGGGTGCAACCAGCAGCAGGCCGGAGTCGCCATCGGCGTGGTGGACGAAGCCGCCGCCTTCAAGGACAACAAGGCCGCTGCCGCCGCCATGGCCTACCTCCAGGAGCTGGGCGTGCCCCTGCAAAAGAAGGCCGAGGAAGCTTACAAGGCCATGCAGGAAGAACAGAACGAAACGACCGTGAACGCATACAAGGCCGCCATGGGCGACCTGCAGAGCATCATGAACGAGGAGCAGCAGCGCGTGGTCGCCCTGATCGACGCCAAGTTCAACGAAGTGCTCGACACCTACCGCAAGGAAAAAGGGCTGACCCTGATCCTGAGCAAGCAGTCGGTCATCGCCTCTGACGACACTGTGGACATCACCGCCGACATCACTGCCGCCATGGACAAGGTCGAGCTCGACCTGACCCCGCCCGCCAAGCCGGAGGCCCCGGCTGAAGCGGCACCCGCCGCCCAGGCCGAGACGCCTGCCGAAGAGACCAAGCCCGAGGAAGCCCCGGCCACAGAAGCTCCGGCCACCGAAACTCCGGCTGAAGCGGCACCCGCCCAGGGCGAAGCTGCCCCGGCCCCGGCTGAAGGTCAGGCCCAGTAG
- a CDS encoding methyl-accepting chemotaxis protein: MRAIHNLGVGQRLILVISVVILVLLGSVVTDVNLSTKSLTLSISDKILSQNSRTVASTLSGWLNDRLRYLTLAAENQSVIEAALGGDFEAATAWLTKAREADPSLESLFVHDAQGISVVTTNPGGRGKSYVTQEYFTTIIKQGKPSYISNIVLSPVSKQPRVAIAVQIRDQGRTVGYVGMSVMASAFTAEYIDPVKVGSEGYCFILDPEGRILAHPNKDLIFQDLSDRDFIQTMMARKSGFIEYQWQGLTKFMAFSQVPETGWIVALAADQSDLMADASQLQTRLLLTGAAGLVLAVLVLFFISRRLITRPLTVIAAQAGSISEGNLDVRFEGSFSGEMLLLKEAFERMAAQLQSIVGDVHAAAEQVSAGGEELSATAQDLSIGANNQAQAVDKLSSAMEEMTASIGQNAENARETETLASQAADGAQEGGEAVAQAVSAMTEIADKITIIEDIARQTNLLALNAAIEAARAGEHGKGFAVVAAEVRKLAERSGAAAAEIGQLSASSNQVANKAGKMLEKLVPDIRKTAELIHEISAATMEQNVGAEEINAAIQDLDTVVQRNAATSEEVASTSEELAGQSVQLQQTIGFFRLKDRSAPRRQAASGPRVARTAPAALPAAGKAGDDGDFERF; encoded by the coding sequence ATGCGCGCAATACACAACCTCGGAGTCGGGCAGCGACTGATCCTTGTCATCTCGGTGGTCATTCTCGTGCTGCTCGGCTCTGTCGTCACCGACGTGAACCTGAGCACCAAAAGCCTGACCCTGTCCATATCCGACAAAATCCTCTCGCAAAACAGCAGGACTGTGGCCTCGACCCTGAGCGGCTGGCTCAACGACCGGCTGCGCTACCTGACCCTGGCCGCCGAGAACCAGTCGGTCATCGAGGCGGCCCTTGGCGGCGACTTTGAGGCAGCCACCGCGTGGCTGACCAAGGCCAGGGAGGCGGACCCGTCTCTAGAATCGCTCTTTGTCCACGACGCCCAGGGCATCTCCGTGGTCACCACCAACCCCGGCGGGCGGGGCAAGTCCTATGTCACCCAGGAATACTTCACCACCATCATCAAGCAGGGCAAGCCCTCCTACATCTCCAACATCGTCCTCTCCCCGGTGAGCAAGCAGCCGCGCGTGGCCATCGCCGTGCAGATCCGCGACCAGGGCCGGACCGTGGGCTATGTGGGCATGTCGGTCATGGCCTCGGCCTTCACCGCCGAGTACATTGATCCGGTCAAGGTGGGTTCCGAGGGCTACTGTTTCATCCTCGATCCCGAAGGCCGCATCCTGGCCCACCCCAACAAGGATCTCATCTTCCAGGATCTGAGCGACCGCGACTTCATCCAGACCATGATGGCCCGCAAGAGCGGCTTCATCGAATACCAGTGGCAGGGACTGACCAAGTTCATGGCCTTCAGCCAGGTGCCTGAAACCGGCTGGATCGTGGCCCTGGCCGCCGACCAGAGCGACCTCATGGCCGACGCCAGCCAGTTGCAGACCCGGCTGCTGCTCACCGGCGCGGCGGGCCTGGTGCTGGCCGTGCTCGTCCTCTTCTTCATCTCCCGCAGACTGATCACCCGCCCCCTGACCGTGATCGCGGCCCAGGCCGGGTCCATCAGCGAAGGCAATCTGGATGTCCGGTTCGAGGGCAGCTTCAGCGGCGAGATGCTGCTGCTCAAGGAGGCCTTCGAGCGCATGGCCGCCCAGCTCCAGAGCATCGTGGGCGACGTGCACGCGGCTGCCGAGCAGGTCTCGGCTGGCGGCGAGGAGCTGAGCGCCACGGCGCAGGATCTCTCCATCGGCGCCAACAACCAGGCCCAGGCCGTGGACAAACTCTCCTCGGCCATGGAGGAGATGACGGCGAGCATCGGCCAGAACGCGGAGAACGCCCGCGAGACCGAGACCCTGGCCAGCCAGGCCGCCGATGGGGCGCAGGAAGGCGGCGAAGCCGTGGCCCAGGCCGTCAGCGCCATGACCGAGATCGCCGACAAGATCACCATCATCGAGGATATCGCGCGCCAGACCAACCTGCTGGCGCTCAACGCGGCCATCGAGGCGGCCCGCGCAGGCGAACACGGCAAGGGTTTCGCCGTAGTCGCCGCCGAGGTGCGCAAGCTGGCCGAGCGCAGCGGCGCGGCGGCAGCCGAGATAGGCCAGCTCTCGGCATCGAGCAATCAGGTGGCCAACAAGGCGGGCAAGATGCTGGAGAAGCTCGTGCCCGACATCCGCAAGACCGCCGAGCTGATCCACGAGATCTCCGCCGCCACCATGGAGCAAAACGTGGGCGCGGAAGAGATCAACGCCGCCATCCAGGATCTGGACACCGTGGTTCAGCGCAACGCAGCCACGTCCGAAGAGGTGGCCTCCACCTCCGAGGAGCTTGCAGGCCAGTCCGTGCAACTGCAGCAAACCATCGGCTTCTTCCGGCTCAAGGACCGGAGTGCGCCCCGCAGGCAGGCCGCGAGCGGGCCGCGCGTTGCCCGCACCGCCCCGGCTGCGCTGCCCGCCGCAGGCAAGGCAGGGGACGACGGCGACTTCGAACGGTTCTGA
- a CDS encoding flagellar biosynthesis anti-sigma factor FlgM, whose protein sequence is MKRHDERRDECAASVETERVFEGFDASRSERLRKEEEDERARRIAKLKSEILSGQYRPDVKDIARLLTSAMDPTL, encoded by the coding sequence ATGAAGAGGCACGACGAGCGCCGCGACGAATGCGCGGCCAGCGTGGAGACCGAGCGCGTCTTTGAAGGTTTCGACGCCAGCAGGTCCGAACGCCTCCGCAAGGAGGAAGAGGACGAACGCGCCCGCAGGATCGCCAAGCTTAAGTCCGAAATCCTCTCGGGCCAATACAGGCCCGATGTCAAGGACATCGCTAGGCTCCTGACCTCGGCCATGGACCCGACCCTCTGA
- a CDS encoding HoxN/HupN/NixA family nickel/cobalt transporter, with product MRHKISLLLILWALAALLLPASQGAAHPHVYVDASLTFVVDESGLVAMRQQWLFDDMFSQAIMADLELDAASLATPAGQAAIRDGAFAYLANYDYFTLIESGGRRIRPAAIEDFHASLSDGRLVYRFTMPLGLGFDQIRNFRVAIFDKDYYTDILLVADAISFEVGGMAQVSHDIRPARDHTYWQFIVPEAVHLSISGAPGSAPDLPAATVAQDAPGPIERLMALVRSVQKELNLRLNGFAADIKTDPFGPALWTFLGLAFLYGVVHAVGPGHGKTVVCSYFLSNPGSFFSGALMGNAITFVHMASAAVAVGVAYMVFSTGMGGFQAASRALQPASYALLALMGLFLTGKALLDVSRGGLIAETSCSIDHEALGNAVNIRRVLMVSFVTGLVPCPGAAVILAFSIGLNIFWAGVAAIVLMAAGMGLTTTLFAWAAVAARGLTLRMSGTNAKVFNIAYAGLSICGAASIALFGAALFMSSI from the coding sequence ATGCGGCACAAGATTTCCCTGCTCCTCATCCTCTGGGCATTGGCGGCCCTGCTGCTGCCCGCCAGCCAGGGGGCGGCCCATCCGCACGTCTATGTGGACGCCTCCCTGACCTTTGTGGTGGACGAGTCCGGGCTGGTCGCCATGCGTCAGCAGTGGCTTTTCGACGACATGTTCAGCCAGGCCATCATGGCCGACCTGGAACTCGACGCCGCATCCCTGGCCACGCCAGCCGGACAGGCGGCCATCAGGGACGGGGCCTTTGCCTATCTCGCCAACTACGATTACTTCACCCTGATCGAGTCCGGCGGCAGGCGCATCCGCCCCGCGGCCATCGAGGATTTCCATGCCTCCCTGTCCGACGGGCGGCTGGTCTACCGCTTCACCATGCCCCTTGGCCTCGGCTTTGACCAGATCAGGAATTTCCGGGTCGCCATCTTTGACAAGGACTACTACACCGACATCCTGCTGGTGGCCGATGCTATAAGCTTCGAGGTGGGCGGCATGGCCCAGGTCAGCCACGACATTCGCCCGGCCAGGGACCACACCTACTGGCAGTTTATCGTGCCTGAGGCCGTGCACCTCTCCATCTCGGGTGCGCCCGGCAGCGCGCCCGACCTGCCCGCAGCCACGGTTGCCCAGGACGCGCCCGGCCCCATCGAGCGGCTCATGGCCCTGGTCCGCTCCGTGCAAAAGGAGCTGAACCTGCGCCTCAACGGGTTTGCCGCAGACATCAAGACCGATCCGTTCGGCCCGGCCCTGTGGACCTTCCTCGGCCTCGCCTTTCTCTACGGTGTGGTCCACGCCGTGGGCCCTGGCCACGGCAAGACCGTGGTCTGTTCCTACTTCCTGAGCAATCCAGGTTCGTTCTTCTCCGGCGCGCTCATGGGCAACGCCATCACCTTTGTCCACATGGCCTCAGCCGCCGTGGCCGTGGGTGTGGCCTACATGGTCTTCTCCACCGGCATGGGCGGGTTTCAGGCCGCCAGCCGCGCCCTGCAACCGGCCAGCTACGCCCTGCTCGCCCTTATGGGTCTCTTCCTGACCGGCAAGGCCCTGCTCGACGTGTCGCGCGGCGGACTCATCGCCGAAACCTCCTGCTCCATAGACCACGAGGCTCTGGGCAACGCGGTCAACATCCGGCGCGTGCTCATGGTCTCTTTTGTCACCGGGCTGGTGCCGTGTCCCGGCGCAGCCGTCATCCTCGCCTTCTCCATCGGCTTGAACATCTTCTGGGCCGGGGTGGCCGCCATCGTGCTCATGGCCGCGGGCATGGGCCTGACCACCACCCTGTTCGCCTGGGCCGCCGTGGCCGCCCGAGGCCTCACCCTGCGCATGTCGGGAACCAACGCCAAAGTCTTCAACATCGCCTACGCCGGACTCTCCATCTGCGGCGCAGCCTCCATCGCCCTGTTCGGCGCGGCCTTGTTCATGAGCAGTATTTGA
- a CDS encoding substrate-binding periplasmic protein, whose amino-acid sequence MLRQHAPMTACALLACVLFAWDGHAQTRTLRIAVVDSAPYGFAQGGQPAGLSSELGLALAAGAGCESTATLLSRADALRALAAGKADMAVMPGGPGSDKAVVSLGPLLHSRFAAIGRAGTPLRSRDDLRGKTVAVVRGDPRDPLLSTRHGVALLPVPNATRGLKLLVAGQVEFVAGEWLSLLHAVDAMHLPARIFGSPLLLSPVSVDLLVPASLDQESAARLAQALERLEARESFRAIAARYGL is encoded by the coding sequence ATGCTGCGTCAGCACGCCCCCATGACCGCCTGTGCCCTGCTGGCGTGCGTCCTGTTCGCCTGGGACGGTCACGCCCAGACCAGGACGCTGCGCATCGCAGTGGTGGACTCCGCGCCCTACGGCTTTGCCCAGGGCGGCCAGCCCGCCGGGCTGTCCAGCGAGCTCGGGCTGGCCCTGGCCGCCGGGGCGGGCTGCGAATCGACGGCCACCCTGCTCTCCCGCGCCGATGCCCTGCGCGCCCTGGCGGCGGGCAAGGCGGACATGGCCGTCATGCCCGGCGGACCTGGGTCTGACAAGGCGGTGGTCAGCCTCGGCCCCCTGCTCCACTCGCGCTTTGCGGCCATCGGACGGGCCGGGACGCCGCTGCGCTCCCGCGACGATCTGCGCGGCAAGACCGTGGCCGTGGTGCGCGGCGACCCGCGCGATCCGCTGCTCTCGACACGCCATGGAGTGGCACTCCTGCCCGTGCCCAACGCGACCAGGGGCCTCAAACTGCTGGTGGCCGGACAGGTTGAATTTGTCGCGGGGGAGTGGCTGTCCCTGCTCCACGCCGTGGACGCCATGCACCTCCCGGCCAGGATTTTTGGCAGCCCGCTGCTGCTCTCGCCAGTCAGCGTGGACTTGCTGGTTCCCGCCTCCCTCGACCAGGAGAGCGCTGCCCGACTTGCCCAGGCCCTGGAACGGCTTGAAGCCCGCGAATCGTTCAGGGCCATCGCGGCCCGATATGGGCTGTGA
- a CDS encoding flagellar hook protein FlgE, producing MSFSSLYVGATGVVAHGERMQVVANNLANVSTIGFKKADALFGDLMSSQLGYGGGQFESGSSYASQMGQGVSMSAIRTVFAEGGLENTTTTTDLAITGNGFFGVRDTTAGGTMGASHYTRAGSFRFNNDAYLVDPHDFRLQGYAVDRETGVVATQVSDVQLPYEDVVIDGQPVRLVRSQPRATTDVEMVTNLDAVATEQYSSATNPFFAMLEAYNGSSGSKPFGENLPAYSSALTIYDADGNEHEMTVYFDPVNASSLSNAAPGYSYWEYLVALPGSSDGSGAYGTSAAGLAGMGVLTFNGSGQLVGQSAYSLTGGADGKNLSNWAPATFNLDGEPQVSFTFGSNGAAIGTEQLVSYDFGLTSTTSTWLSGAATAAGVGLNVGNLVQMANEARDARITTSYDQSSFTAYQIQDGFTWGYLLNTSVDGDGFLSGYFSNGQTEEFYQVANYRFASEWGLRRDGGNNFVATDASGAAMDGKALVGGRGSFVQNTLEMSNVDMAEEFASMIITQRGYQANTKVITTSDSLLNTLISVKR from the coding sequence ATGAGTTTCAGCAGTCTGTACGTGGGTGCCACGGGCGTTGTTGCCCATGGCGAACGGATGCAGGTCGTTGCCAACAACCTTGCCAACGTCAGCACTATAGGTTTCAAGAAGGCGGACGCCCTGTTTGGCGATCTGATGAGCAGTCAGCTCGGATACGGCGGCGGGCAGTTCGAATCGGGCAGCAGCTACGCCAGCCAGATGGGCCAGGGCGTAAGCATGTCCGCCATCCGCACCGTGTTTGCCGAGGGGGGGCTGGAGAACACGACCACCACCACCGACCTTGCCATCACGGGCAACGGGTTTTTCGGCGTCCGCGACACGACCGCAGGCGGGACCATGGGCGCGAGCCACTACACCAGGGCCGGATCGTTCCGTTTCAACAACGACGCCTATCTGGTCGATCCCCATGATTTCAGGCTCCAGGGCTATGCCGTGGACCGCGAGACCGGCGTTGTGGCGACCCAGGTGTCGGATGTCCAGCTTCCCTACGAGGACGTGGTCATCGATGGCCAGCCTGTCCGTCTCGTGCGCTCGCAGCCCCGGGCGACCACGGACGTGGAGATGGTCACCAACCTCGACGCCGTGGCCACGGAGCAGTATAGCAGCGCCACCAATCCGTTCTTCGCCATGCTCGAAGCGTACAACGGCAGCTCGGGATCAAAGCCCTTTGGCGAGAACCTGCCTGCCTATTCCTCGGCCCTGACCATCTATGACGCGGACGGCAACGAGCACGAGATGACGGTCTATTTCGACCCGGTCAACGCCTCGTCCCTGTCAAACGCGGCGCCCGGCTACAGCTATTGGGAATACCTGGTGGCCCTGCCCGGCTCGTCCGACGGTTCGGGCGCCTACGGTACCTCGGCGGCGGGGCTGGCTGGAATGGGCGTCCTGACCTTCAACGGCTCGGGCCAGTTGGTGGGCCAGTCCGCCTATTCCCTGACCGGCGGGGCCGACGGCAAGAACCTGAGCAACTGGGCGCCCGCCACCTTCAACCTCGATGGCGAGCCCCAGGTCTCCTTTACCTTTGGCAGCAACGGGGCGGCCATCGGAACCGAGCAGTTGGTGAGCTATGATTTCGGCCTGACTTCCACCACGTCCACATGGCTCTCCGGCGCGGCCACCGCCGCAGGGGTCGGCCTGAATGTGGGCAACCTGGTGCAGATGGCCAACGAGGCGCGCGATGCCCGCATCACCACCAGCTACGACCAGAGTTCGTTCACCGCCTACCAGATCCAGGACGGCTTCACCTGGGGCTATCTGCTCAACACCAGCGTGGACGGCGACGGGTTCCTGAGCGGCTATTTCTCCAACGGACAGACCGAGGAGTTCTATCAGGTCGCCAACTACCGCTTTGCCAGCGAGTGGGGGCTGCGCCGCGACGGGGGCAACAACTTCGTGGCCACCGATGCCTCTGGCGCGGCCATGGATGGCAAGGCCTTGGTCGGGGGGCGCGGCTCTTTCGTGCAGAACACCCTGGAGATGAGCAACGTGGACATGGCCGAGGAATTCGCCAGCATGATCATCACCCAGCGCGGGTATCAGGCCAACACCAAGGTCATCACCACCTCGGATTCGCTGCTCAACACCCTGATCAGCGTCAAGCGGTAA